In Desulfovibrio sp., the sequence AGTGGTCGGCACCGGATTGGGCCAGGGCCGGGTGGGACAACGCCAGGACAACAAGCAGGCCTGCCGCCAGTCCCATTACAGTAAACACCATTCTCGCTGTCATGGCCAAAGCCCGCATGACGTCTCTCCGTTCTGAATGTTTGAGGCTAAGCTATTGGCCCTGGTTCATCTTCTGCAACTGTTCCGGGGTCATTTCCTTCATCTCGCCGGGCTTGACCTCCTGCGCCCCATGCGACCCGTGCGCACCATGATCGGCAGGCATGGCCTTCATCTGCTCGGGGCTCATGAGCTTCATCTGCTCCGGAGTCATCTGCTTCATCTGTTCGGGCGTCATCTGGCGGATCTGGTCCGGGGTCATGTGCTTCATGAGGTCCGGAGGCATCTTGCGTATTTCCTCCGGGGTCATCTTGCGAATTTCATCGGGAGTCATCTTCTTCATCTGTTCCGGGGTCATCTGGTGGCCATGCCCGGAACCGGACCCGTGCCCGTGGGACATCTGGGCCTGGGCCAAGCCTCCAAGGGAAAGGAGCAGGGCTGCCGCTATCGAAAAAACAACTTTTTTGCCCATAATGAAAAACCTCACTGCTGGTTTGATTTGGCGTGCTGCTGGCCGGCCATGGCGTCCTTGTGCCCGCCGTTTCCGGTGCCGTTGACGGAATCGGGGGACTTGGGAAGGGTGAGCCCGTCGGTTATTCCGGCCAGGCTCTCCAGGCGGGCCACGGCCTTCTGTTTCTCGGCCAGCTGGGCCCAGTACTGGGCCTCGTAGTCCAAAAGGCTCTTGAGCCTTCCCACCACGGCGTAGATGTCTCCCTTTCCGCCCGCGTACCCGGCCATGGCCAGCTGGAAATCCTGGCGGACCTTGGGGAGCGTTCCGGTGGAGATGAGTTCGCTCAGGCGCTCCGCGGATTGGAGCATGGAGTAGTTCTCCCGGATGGAGGAGGCGATCATGTTCTTGCTCGCCTCCAGGTCGTACTTGGATTCAGACAGGTCGGACCTGGACTCCTTGAGCCCCTCGGCCTGTTTCATGAAAAAGAAGATGGGCACGGTCATGGAGACGCTGGCGCTCCACATGTCGATCCAGCGCTGGCGGTAGCCGGGCGTCCCGGTGATGTCGATTCCCTCTCCGACGGTCATGTAGGGTTCCTGGTTGGCCCTGTAGCCTTTCTGGCCGTACCCGGCGGAGAGGGTGACGTCCGGCACGAACTCCGCCTTGGCCTGCGACACCCTGGCCTCGGCCTTCTCCACCTTCTTCATGCGGGCCTTGTTCTCGGGCGAATCGAAGGCGGCCTTCACCAGGAGGTCGTCCAGGCTCTTCTTGTAGGGTGCCTTGGAGGGCTCGCCCGGTTTGCCGAGCGGCGATTTCACGTCCCGGCCAAGGGTGGCGTTCAGCATCCCCTCCAGGGTGTTTAGCCTCTGGCGGACCATCTCCACCTTTTCCATGAGCATGTATTTCTCGGTCTGGGCCATCACGGCCTCGCCCTGGCCGCCCATGGTGGAGGCGTACCGGGACAGGGCGGCCTTTTCCACCTGCTCCAGGAGCTTGGCCTTTTCCGCCAGAATCTCCATGGTGCGGTGGGCCACGAACAGGTCGTAGTAGAGCTCCTTCACCCGGGCCACCGTGGCCAGCTTGAGCGCCAGAAGCTGCAGGCTAAGGGTCTCGCTCTCCTTCTCGGCCACCTTGCCCTTCTGGATGAGCTTTCCCGGGAAGGGAATCGTCTGGGAGGCGCTGAAGGCCCACTGGGCGTCGTCGTACTTGCCGAAGGTGTAGGAGCTTAAGCCCACGTTGGTATACCCGGCCGATATGGAGGGGTCGGGCAGAGCCTTTGCCTGGGGAATGCGGTGCCGGGCTGAGGTCACCCTGGCCTGGGCGGCCGAAAGCTCCGGGTTCTGCTGGAGCGCTTCGGCCACCAGGGCGGGGAGGTCCAGGGCCTGGGCACTGACGGGGCCGCCTGTGGCGAGTACGGTTACGACGCAGCAGGAGAAAAGAAGAGCCAAGACCGATGATGATCGCCTTAACCGGCGGACGGGTATGCTCATGGTACGTCCCGAGTTGGAGTGAGGCCAGGGAGATTCTTATAATCCTTAATTGCTTCCATACTCTTTTGCAACGCTGACGGCATAAATTATCTAAATGCGCGTGCCGATCGCCTTTGTGAAGCGATGAGAATCGAGATTTAGCCAACGAAATATCGCTCCACGCTGTACCGGCCATTGCTGCAACAACGGGTTACCCCGCCATTTGAAACCCATGCCCTGGCTATTGCGAAAGGTTCAGAAACTGAAACATGGGCATGAGCGACCAGAAATCCTGAAGCGACGTGTTGGCATTGGCCTGGCCAGACTGGGTTGTCGCGGTTGTCTGGGTGGCCGGAACGGTCACGGTTGTCTGGCTGCCCCAGAAGGCAAACATGGGCATGCGGGAGAAGAAGCTCCCGGATGTGGTGGTCTGGGCAAAGGCCAGGGACGAGAAGGCCATAACCAGGATGAACAGGGCGGACGCGGTGAATTTCTTCATGATGATACTCTCCTTTTTTACTCCACTTTGCGGGCGGTGCAAGCAGGAATCGAACCAACAGAATAATCGTTTTAATTCAGAGTGTTGCCAAAATCAGTTCGCGCGGCCGTGTGCAAAGGGCTGCACAAGTTGGCTGCACACTGCACCGGAAGTGCAAGGAAAAGATGAGGATTGCGGGGTTTTCGAAAGGGGAGCTCAAGGGGGGGAAGCGGCCTGTGCCCGCCTGGCCGGGGTCAAAACAAATCGCACGGTTTTCTCTGATTCAATCAGGCCGGGGTTACCGGTCACCTGGCGTCGTGTTCCTGGCCCATGCACTGCAAGAGGCCCATGCTCCACAGGCAGTCCCCGCAGGGTATGGTCTCGCCGTAGCAGTCGTACTCGAAGTCCGTGGTTTCGATGTCGTCGCAGGGGTAGACGTTGCAGCCGGGGCAGTGGGGATAGCCGCATTCCAGAACTTCTGCCCTGAACTTCCTGTATGCCGGGCTGTTCCAGATCTCTTCGAGCGATGCGCTGGAGAGGTCGCCGAAAAAGCGCGGCGAAACCCGCTTTGCGTTCCCGAAAAAGTAACAGCTGAAGCTTCGCCACAAAAAATGGCAAGGGGAGACCCGGCCGTCCCAGGTAACGAAGGCCCCTCCCTGCTCCACGGCCAGGCAGGCCCGGCCGCTTACGGGCCGAAGCGGCGGCAGCACCAGTGAAAGGCCCTTGTCATCGGCCACGGCCTGAGCCCTGCCAAACACGGACTCGGCCTGCTGCAGATCGTCGCTTGAGAGCAGGTTGCCGATGTGGAAGGGGATGTCCGCCTGGAGGGCATGGTCGGACATGGTTTTCACGAAATCCACTATGCGCTGGTCCTCGTGGCTCTTGTTGTATTTCCAGAGCACCTGGAAATACTGGGTGATGTCGATGTCTTCCTGGCGCGCCCGTTCGGCCCACTGGTCGTAGAAGGCCACCGAGGGCCCGGTGTTCACCCCGAAAACAGGCTGGTCCGCCATGGACTGGTCGTAGGGCAGGATGTGGGAGACGATAAGGCGGGTAACTCCACGCTCGGCCAGCCAGGCAACCGTGGCCGGAAGCTCGCGTAAGTTGTCTCGCATGAGCACGAACTGGGCCCCCAGGAGAAGCGCCGCGTCCGGGTGTTCGCGCTTGGCTTCGCTCAAGGCGATAAGCGCCCGTTCCACATGGTTCAGGTTGCCGCCGCCCCGAAAGGACGTGAACATCTCCGGGGAGGTGGAATCAACAGACAGAAAAATCCGGTCCAGCCCGGCATCGATGAGCGACATGGCCCGGGCCGTGTCCAGCAGGTGGCCGTTGGTCTGGAAGCCCACCCAGCTTCCGGCGGGCATGGCCTCCTTGGCTTCCCGGATGAATCCCTCCAGCCCGGCATGCATGAGCGGCTCCCCGATGCCGCTTAAGATAAGGGCCTGAAGGTGCGGGAAGGCGGGCTTCAGGGCGCCGAAGGTCTCGGGGGACATGTCGCCCTCGCGTGGGTCTGCGCTGCCGGAGTGCTTGACGCACATGGGGCAGTGCAGGTTGCACCGGGAGGTGACTTCCACGAAGAGGCGGGAAGGGGAGTCCGTGGGTGCGGGCATGGTTCGGGGCGGTGCGGATACGTTCACGCGAAGTCCTTGGATGCGGAAACCCTTACGGGCCAAGCTCTTTTGAGTTTATTTGCCTGAAGGTGGCGAGTCAATCGGGGGAGCGACCCGCTGGGCCGGAAGGGACGGATATGGCTCTTGCTTGCCGGGCTGCCTGTGTAAAATGGGGGGAAGCAAGGAGGACGGAGGATTATTGGGCGCGTGGCCAGACCTCTTGGGTGGTGAGCCCAGCTCACCTCTGAGCCTGGTTTTTGCGCTCCTGGTAGGCGCTGTCCATGAGGTTCCAAAACCAGGCCCGGAACTCTTCGCGCTCTCGCATGGTGAACTTTTCGGAAGGGTCAAACGGTTCCAAAGCTTCCACGCGCACTTCCCCCGGGGTGGGCAGGAAGGCCCCCCGGGGCATGATGCGTTCCGTTCCTGTGAGTATTACCGGGGCCACGGGAACATTGCATTTAAGAGCCATGATCATGCCGCCGATCCTGAAATCCCCAAGTTTGTCGCCTGCTGACGAACGGGTCCCCTCCGGAAAGATGACCACGGACATGCCGCGCCCGCAGGC encodes:
- a CDS encoding radical SAM/SPASM family putative metalloenzyme maturase, giving the protein MPAPTDSPSRLFVEVTSRCNLHCPMCVKHSGSADPREGDMSPETFGALKPAFPHLQALILSGIGEPLMHAGLEGFIREAKEAMPAGSWVGFQTNGHLLDTARAMSLIDAGLDRIFLSVDSTSPEMFTSFRGGGNLNHVERALIALSEAKREHPDAALLLGAQFVLMRDNLRELPATVAWLAERGVTRLIVSHILPYDQSMADQPVFGVNTGPSVAFYDQWAERARQEDIDITQYFQVLWKYNKSHEDQRIVDFVKTMSDHALQADIPFHIGNLLSSDDLQQAESVFGRAQAVADDKGLSLVLPPLRPVSGRACLAVEQGGAFVTWDGRVSPCHFLWRSFSCYFFGNAKRVSPRFFGDLSSASLEEIWNSPAYRKFRAEVLECGYPHCPGCNVYPCDDIETTDFEYDCYGETIPCGDCLWSMGLLQCMGQEHDAR
- a CDS encoding TolC family protein, which gives rise to MSIPVRRLRRSSSVLALLFSCCVVTVLATGGPVSAQALDLPALVAEALQQNPELSAAQARVTSARHRIPQAKALPDPSISAGYTNVGLSSYTFGKYDDAQWAFSASQTIPFPGKLIQKGKVAEKESETLSLQLLALKLATVARVKELYYDLFVAHRTMEILAEKAKLLEQVEKAALSRYASTMGGQGEAVMAQTEKYMLMEKVEMVRQRLNTLEGMLNATLGRDVKSPLGKPGEPSKAPYKKSLDDLLVKAAFDSPENKARMKKVEKAEARVSQAKAEFVPDVTLSAGYGQKGYRANQEPYMTVGEGIDITGTPGYRQRWIDMWSASVSMTVPIFFFMKQAEGLKESRSDLSESKYDLEASKNMIASSIRENYSMLQSAERLSELISTGTLPKVRQDFQLAMAGYAGGKGDIYAVVGRLKSLLDYEAQYWAQLAEKQKAVARLESLAGITDGLTLPKSPDSVNGTGNGGHKDAMAGQQHAKSNQQ